A single region of the Austwickia chelonae genome encodes:
- a CDS encoding type II toxin-antitoxin system PemK/MazF family toxin — MIRKPQRGEVYWVDFDPARGSEQAGHRPAVVISVNSFNSRFPTVVVAAVTTTTKRSKLGVLLPAGQPCEQESMVMPWQVLTVDQSRLDGQIGALNEEQVRELNRTLMLCWGLT; from the coding sequence ATGATCAGGAAACCGCAACGCGGAGAGGTTTACTGGGTCGATTTTGATCCGGCGCGAGGCTCCGAGCAGGCCGGGCATCGGCCAGCTGTGGTCATCTCCGTAAATTCATTCAACAGCAGATTCCCCACCGTGGTCGTCGCAGCCGTCACCACCACGACCAAACGGTCGAAACTCGGCGTCCTCCTCCCCGCCGGACAGCCTTGCGAGCAGGAATCAATGGTGATGCCCTGGCAAGTCCTGACGGTGGATCAGTCTCGGCTCGATGGACAGATCGGCGCCCTGAACGAGGAACAGGTGCGAGAGCTGAACCGCACATTGATGCTGTGCTGGGGACTCACCTGA
- a CDS encoding type II toxin-antitoxin system Phd/YefM family antitoxin — protein sequence MSLAHPATEVKSSELSKNSAAVFRSAEHGPVVITRRDGEPLVLSTAAERERHDLALRIAADLVAASLGSNEIPFTQRLCDRFPWLAMLPESDQAKFGEEIITIARGCAAVRDFGPFLDRFLAWQDLAKNSTTGEPLTEEDWDAEAEAFGEESREWADASLSIAAWQ from the coding sequence ATGTCCTTGGCACATCCCGCCACCGAGGTGAAGTCGTCCGAGCTGTCCAAAAATAGCGCTGCTGTCTTTCGCTCGGCCGAACACGGGCCAGTCGTCATCACCCGCCGCGACGGCGAGCCGCTCGTCCTCAGCACCGCAGCAGAACGTGAACGCCACGATCTCGCACTGCGCATTGCAGCCGACCTCGTAGCTGCTTCCCTGGGCTCGAACGAAATTCCCTTCACCCAACGTCTCTGCGACCGTTTTCCCTGGCTCGCTATGCTCCCGGAAAGCGACCAGGCCAAGTTCGGAGAAGAGATCATCACCATTGCGCGTGGATGCGCAGCCGTCAGAGACTTCGGCCCCTTCCTGGATCGGTTCCTCGCCTGGCAGGACCTGGCAAAGAACAGCACCACCGGAGAACCGCTCACCGAGGAGGACTGGGACGCCGAAGCCGAAGCTTTCGGCGAGGAATCCCGCGAGTGGGCAGATGCCTCACTGTCGATCGCAGCCTGGCAATGA